Proteins found in one Pempheris klunzingeri isolate RE-2024b chromosome 6, fPemKlu1.hap1, whole genome shotgun sequence genomic segment:
- the rpf1 gene encoding ribosome production factor 1 has product MDIVEVPVSQDDNGKKRKNKMPKKKKKKEESVSAEGAETKQEEKMEKGESAAAFPPTFSVSEIKNKQRRHVMFMKLKQEKRQQKMQLKKKKKKEREALGDKAPPKEVPKTIENQRVYDETTVDPDDEEVAFDEGTDEFSAYFNGLTNPKVLITTSDRPRGRTVRFCEQLATVIPNAHVYYRRGLALKRVIPQCVARNFTYLIVINEDRKVPNGLVLCHLPDGPTAHFKVSSVRLRKEMKRRGKDPTEHFPEVILNNFSTRLGHSIGRLLAALFPQEPQFVGRQVATFHNQRDFIFFRFHRYIFKNEKKVGIQELGPRFTLKLRSLQKGTFDSKFGEYEWVLKRHEMDACRRKFQL; this is encoded by the exons ATGGACATCGTAGAGGTCCCCGTGAGTCAGGACGACAACGGTAAGAAAAGGAAGAATAAGAtgccaaagaagaagaagaagaaggaggagagcgTGAGTGCGGAAGGAGCTGAGAcgaagcaggaggagaagatggagaaggGCGAGTCAGCGGCTGCTTTTCCCCCCACCTTCAGTGTGTCCGAAATCAAGAATAAACAGCGAAGGCACGTCATGTTCATGAAActcaaacaggagaaaagacag caaaagatgcagctgaagaaaaagaagaaaaaagaaagagaagctCTAGGTGACAAG GCGCCGCCGAAGGAGGTCCCAAAGACGATAGAGAACCAGAGGGTGTACGACGAGACAACGGTCGACCCAGATGATGAGGAG GTTGCATTTGATGAGGGAACTGATGAGTTCTCCGCCTACTTCAACGGGCTGACGAACCCCAAAGTGCTCATCACAACCTCAGACAGGCCGAGAGGG AGGACGGTGAGGTTTTGTGAGCAGCTGGCCACAGTCATCCCAAACGCCCACGTGTACTACAGAAGAGGTCTGGCCCTGAAGAGGGTCATTCCTCAGTGCGTCGCCAGGAACTTCACCTACCTCATAGTCATCAACGAGGATCGCAAAGTGCCCA ATGGTTTGGTTCTCTGTCACCTACCTGACGGGCCGACTGCACACTTCAAAGTCAGCAGCGTTCGACTTCGTAAGGAGATGAAG agacGAGGCAAAGATCCCACTGAACACTTTCCAGAGGTGATCCTCAACAACTTCAGCACCCGTCTGGGCCACAGCATCGGCCGGCTGTTAGCTGCCCTCTTTCCACAAGAGCCTCAGTTTGTGGGCCGTCAGGTCGCCACCTTCCACAACCAGAGGGACTTCATCTTTTTCAGAttccacag GTACATCTTCaagaatgagaaaaaagttGGCATTCAGGAACTGGGACCTCGCTTCACCCTCAAACTCCGCTCTCTGCAGAAAGGCACCTTTGACTCCAAGTTTGGGGAGTACGAGTGGGTCCTGAAG cGCCATGAGATGGATGCTTGCAGACGGAAGTTCCAGCTTTAA
- the samd13 gene encoding sterile alpha motif domain-containing protein 13: MKTNSTDSGMEDKANGSVDTKSPVENGQLPDPANWGVADVVNYFKATGFEEQATAFQDQEIDGKSLLLMTRNDVLTGLSIKLGPALKIYEYHVKPLQTQHLKSNAS, translated from the exons ATGAAAACTAACTCTACAGATT ccGGTATGGAAGACAAGGCAAATGGCTCTGTTGACACCAAAAG CCCCGTGGAGAACGGTCAGCTGCCGGACCCTGCTAACTGGGGGGTCGCCGACGTCGTCAATTACTTTAAAGCTACAGGGTTCGAGGAGCAAGCCACGGCTTTCCAGGATCAG GAAATAGATGGCAAGTCCCTGCTCCTGATGACGCGTAACGACGTCCTGACGGGGCTGTCGATAAAGCTCGGCCCGGCACTGAAAATCTATGAGTATCACGTGAAACCCCTGCAGACTCAACATCTGAAGAGCAACGCCTCGTAG
- the dnase2b gene encoding deoxyribonuclease-2-beta isoform X2, translating into MATNFSLCLQFIIMFLSCITCVAEISCKNEAGEPVDWFIIYKLPRSMNGKVGSGVEYMYLDSSVGSWQMSKFMVNTSQGAIGNTLNQLYMGEAYKSKGSVYALYNDGPPILDYIQGYGHTKGALLFDRSQGFWLSHSVPHFPSFPERGYHYPSSGKVNGQTALCVTYQYEQFLRIAKQLVYIYPRFYNCSVPNAFLADVPQLAQLCEGTKPPLATDKKVEHLFSILGEKFVSFVKSEHFVDDIYTGWVAQVLDADLLVESWQRQEHELPSNCSLPRHTMNIKKIQLPGPVLFQSRHDHSKWCVSRAYEDQVTCLGDLNRERAQLWRGGGLICSYNPLIYKAFRQVVHWYIGC; encoded by the exons ATGGCCACAAACTTCAGTTTATGCTTACAATTTATTATCATGTTTTTGAGTTGCATAACATGTGTGGCTGAGATTTCCTGTAAAAATGAAGCTGGAGAGCCTGTCGATTG GTTTATCATCTACAAACTGCCCAGGTCTATGAATGGCAAGGTTGGCAGTGGAGTGGAGTACATGTACCTGGACTCTTCAGTGGGGAGCTGGCAGATGAGTAAATTCATGGTTAACACCAGTCAAGGAGCCATAGGGAACACATTGAATCAGCTTTACATGGGAGAGGCCTACAAG TCTAAGGGTTCAGTGTACGCACTCTACAACGATGGACCGCCGATCCTGGATTACATCCAAGGATATGGACACACCAAAG GGGCACTGCTCTTTGACCGCTCTCAAGGTTTCTGGCTGTCGCACAGCGTTCCCCATTTCCCCTCGTTCCCTGAGAGAGGCTACCATTACCCCTCCTCTGGCAAAGTCAATGGCCagactgctctgtgtgtgaccTACCAGTATGAACAGTTCCTCCGTATAG caAAGCAGTTGGTGTACATTTACCCACGTTTCTATAACTGCTCTGTGCCTAATGCTTTCTTGGCCGACGTACCACAGTTGGCCCAGTTATGTGAGGGCACCAAACCACCGCTGGCTACAGATAAGAAAGTGGAGCATCTTTTCTCAATTTTGGGGGAGAAGTTTGTCAGTTTTGTCAAATCTGAACACTTTGTGGATG ACATTTACACAGGCTGGGTGGCTCAGGTTCTGGATGCCGACCTGCTGGTGGAGAGCTGGCAGAGACAAGAGCACGAGCTGCCCTCCAACTGTTCCCTGCCCAGACACACCATGAACATCAAGAAGATTCAGCTTCCCGGACCGGTCCTGTTCCAGTCCCGCCACGACCACTCAAAGTGGTGCGTGTCGCGGGCCTATGAGGACCAGGTGACCTGCCTGGGGGATCTGAACAGGGAGCGGGCCCAGCTGTGGCGTGGTGGGGGGCTGATCTGCTCCTACAACCCCTTGATTTACAAGGCATTCAGACAGGTGGTGCACTGGTACATTGGCTGTTGA
- the dnase2b gene encoding deoxyribonuclease-2-alpha isoform X1 yields the protein MAACRTMMRFLLTFGLIRQGCESDVKCRNDKGTEVDWYILYKLPTATKGGLMYLYMDESTNGWIRSEKNISSTSGTLANTLKPLFDFYDKEPEGFGYVLYSDQPPNSKAVSPSYGHSKGVVMLDRQTGVWLSHSTPRFPLYRTKNFWPTNGNANAQTFMCVTYSYDEFKEIGLQLKYINAYSFDSYVPPTFHNNLRCVAQRRCYPKQGPWFRVTTLTSLKGRGILSFSKYKRFGDDLYAGLIVKHLGQNLYVKSWGKMRVSLHSNCSTIIPHHVYNVKMVKPLNMQPFPDTKDHSKWCVTPDGEWTCIADMNREASQMGRGGGAICTNDTAVGKAFFSLVGKPEPCTQSDAQHREL from the exons ATGGCTGCATGC AGAACAATGATGAGATTCCTCCTCACTTTTGGGTTAATTCGTCAAGGGTGTGAATCAGACGTGAAATGCAGGAATGACAAAGGAACCGAGGTGGACTG GTACATTTTATATAAGCTGCCCACTGCGACTAAGGGCGGTTTGATGTATCTGTACATGGATGAGAGCACAAACGGATGGATACGCAGCGAAAAGAACATCAGCAGTACATCTGGCACTCTGGCGAACACCCTGAAGCCTCTTTTTGACTTCTACGACAAAGAG CCCGAAGGCTTTGGATACGTGCTCTACAGTGATCAACCTCCAAATTCTAAAGCTGTCTCACCATCATATGGCCACAGTAAAG GAGTCGTGAtgttggacagacagactggagtTTGGCTCTCACACAGCACACCAAGATTTCCATTATATCGCACTAAAAACTTCTGGCCGACCAATGGAAACGCTAATGCTcaaacatttatgtgtgtgactTACTCCTATGATGAATTCAAAGAAATAG GGCTGCAGCTCAAGTACATCAATGCTTATTCATTTGACTCTTACGTCCCCCCAACCTTTCACAACAACCTGCGATGTGTCGCCCAGAGGCGCTGTTACCCAAAGCAGGGACCGTGGTTTCGTGTGACGACGCTGACTTCATTGAAAGGACGTGGCATCTTAAGCTTTTCAAAATACAAACGTTTTGGGGATG ATCTTTACGCCGGCCTTATTGTAAAACATTTGGGCCAGAATCTGTATGTCAAGAGCTGGGGAAAGATGCGAGTGTCTCTGCATTCTAACTGCAGCACCATCATCCCTCATCATGTGTACAATGTGAAGATGGTAAAGCCCCTCAACATGCAGCCCTTCCCGGATACTAAAGATCACTCCAAGTGGTGTGTGACGCCTGATGGTGAATGGACCTGCATAGCTGATATGAACAGGGAAGCGAGTCAGATGGGCAGAGGCGGAGGAGCAATATGCACCAATGATACTGCAGTTGGGAAGGCTTTCTTCTCACTGGTTGGAAAGCCTGAACCATGTACACAATCTGATGCTCAACACAGAGAGCTTTAA
- the dnase2b gene encoding deoxyribonuclease-2-alpha isoform X3: protein MYLYMDESTNGWIRSEKNISSTSGTLANTLKPLFDFYDKEPEGFGYVLYSDQPPNSKAVSPSYGHSKGVVMLDRQTGVWLSHSTPRFPLYRTKNFWPTNGNANAQTFMCVTYSYDEFKEIGLQLKYINAYSFDSYVPPTFHNNLRCVAQRRCYPKQGPWFRVTTLTSLKGRGILSFSKYKRFGDDLYAGLIVKHLGQNLYVKSWGKMRVSLHSNCSTIIPHHVYNVKMVKPLNMQPFPDTKDHSKWCVTPDGEWTCIADMNREASQMGRGGGAICTNDTAVGKAFFSLVGKPEPCTQSDAQHREL, encoded by the exons ATGTATCTGTACATGGATGAGAGCACAAACGGATGGATACGCAGCGAAAAGAACATCAGCAGTACATCTGGCACTCTGGCGAACACCCTGAAGCCTCTTTTTGACTTCTACGACAAAGAG CCCGAAGGCTTTGGATACGTGCTCTACAGTGATCAACCTCCAAATTCTAAAGCTGTCTCACCATCATATGGCCACAGTAAAG GAGTCGTGAtgttggacagacagactggagtTTGGCTCTCACACAGCACACCAAGATTTCCATTATATCGCACTAAAAACTTCTGGCCGACCAATGGAAACGCTAATGCTcaaacatttatgtgtgtgactTACTCCTATGATGAATTCAAAGAAATAG GGCTGCAGCTCAAGTACATCAATGCTTATTCATTTGACTCTTACGTCCCCCCAACCTTTCACAACAACCTGCGATGTGTCGCCCAGAGGCGCTGTTACCCAAAGCAGGGACCGTGGTTTCGTGTGACGACGCTGACTTCATTGAAAGGACGTGGCATCTTAAGCTTTTCAAAATACAAACGTTTTGGGGATG ATCTTTACGCCGGCCTTATTGTAAAACATTTGGGCCAGAATCTGTATGTCAAGAGCTGGGGAAAGATGCGAGTGTCTCTGCATTCTAACTGCAGCACCATCATCCCTCATCATGTGTACAATGTGAAGATGGTAAAGCCCCTCAACATGCAGCCCTTCCCGGATACTAAAGATCACTCCAAGTGGTGTGTGACGCCTGATGGTGAATGGACCTGCATAGCTGATATGAACAGGGAAGCGAGTCAGATGGGCAGAGGCGGAGGAGCAATATGCACCAATGATACTGCAGTTGGGAAGGCTTTCTTCTCACTGGTTGGAAAGCCTGAACCATGTACACAATCTGATGCTCAACACAGAGAGCTTTAA
- the LOC139202628 gene encoding guanine nucleotide-binding protein G(I)/G(S)/G(O) subunit gamma-5-like: MSGSSNIVAMKKIVQQLRFEAGINRVKVSQAAADLQQFCLQHAQQDPLLTGMSSSNNPFRSQKVCSFL, from the exons ATGTCGGGATCATCCAACATCGTAGCGATGAAGAAAATCGTCCAGCAGCTACGCTTCGAAGCTGGGATCAACAGAGTTAAG GTGTCCCAGGCCGCAGCGGACCTGCAGCAGTTCTGCCTCCAGCACGCCCAGCAGGACCCTCTGCTCACCGGCATGTCGTCCAGCAACAACCCGTTCAGGTCGCAGAAAGTCTGCTCCTTCCTATAG
- the uox gene encoding uricase — MAAASEQNVEFVRTGYGKNSVKVLVIRRQGSHHSIIELTADVELTLKSRKDYLQGDNSDIIPTDTIKNTVHALAKLKGVKTIEQFSLDVCHHFLTSFTHVLRAKIHMVEAPWRRLEKNGVQHAHAFIYSPEACRFCDVEQNLNGIPVVHSGVRDMKVLKTTQSGFEGFLRDRFTTLQEAKDRCFCTSVYARWRYNKIQDVDFDSTWKCVKETIIEKFAGPYDCGEYSPSVQKTLYETQVLVLDRIPEVDEIEIIMPNQHYFIIDMTKMGIMNKDEVLLPLDNPSGNITGTVRRKQRARL, encoded by the exons ATGGCAGCTGCTTCAGAACAG AATGTGGAGTTTGTGCGAACCGGCTACGGCAAGAACTCAGTGAAGGTGCTGGTCATCAGGAGACAGGGGAGCCACCACTCCATCATCGAGCTGACAGCTGACGTGGAGCTCACACTCAAATCACGCAAGGATTACCTACAAGGAGACAACTCAGATATCATCCCCACCGACACCATCAAGAACACCGTCCATGCCCTGGCCAAGCTCAAGGGG GTAAAGACCATCGAGCAGTTTTCCCTGGATGTCTGTCATCATTTCCTGACCTCTTTCACCCATGTGCTGAGGGCCAAAATTCACATGGTGGAGGCTCCGTGGAGACGGCTGGAGAAG AACGGGGTACAGCATGCTCATGCATTTATCTACAGCCCAGAAGCCTGCCGCTTCTGTGATGTTGAACAGAATCTCAAtg GCATCCCAGTGGTTCACAGTGGCGTGAGGGACATGAAGGTGCTGAAAACCACCCAGTCTGGTTTTGAGGGTTTCCTCCGAGACCGCTTCACTACTCTGCAAGAGGCCAAGGACAGATGTTTCTGCACCTCTGTGTATGCTAGATGGCGCTACAACAAGATTCAAGACGTCGACTTTGACTCTACGTG GAAGTGTGTAAAGGAGACAATTATTGAGAAGTTTGCTGGGCCCTACGATTGTGGAGAGTACTCACCCTCTGTGCAGAAAACCCTTTATGAAACGCAGGTTCTGGTCCTGGATAGAATTCCTGAG GTGGATGAAATCGAGATCATCATGCCCAACCAGCACTACTTCATCATAGACATGACGAAAATGGGGATCATGAACAAAGACGAA GTTCTTCTTCCCTTGGACAACCCTTCAGGCAACATCACAGGGACGGTGCGCAGGAAACAGCGAGCAAGGCTGTGA
- the spata1 gene encoding spermatogenesis-associated protein 1: MELSCESVRYPEDSRPASCKFVELHVLYVPDDQWDVKLNKVPAEAIESFISAGFIRVYPDITLKTLRSELGALLGIERSIDRFSFLKCVGRSLALVKSKQERDLKVKTFAPPYAPQPELYLLPAVESDSSVCSQSLSPDTSSSSPDHQTYYHPPKTCSLPTGTKEPVKFPLIPQCSHQPPPTPSLEEEEEEEEDEEQSYYSSSEEGENEEESLSSNKSESAEQECCSRQPRNQRAPHPAPQTKALQRCEADSTQAKEFPEKEETYRKKQQHHRQNRAARDSGVAQSLEDRDSGFSLTDGLGKPKDAHGPKSIRNKPTTGVTESTAELSRPVRCTSPPPGLDLAMVTQKMAASPIVQINREELIEGIKLAREERKQLEWTRQELLRKGKDLLAQNRHRRNQARDSWKKKYFETKKATAPLEENLRNLRQELETFYNKLLHQLQARDNRGKPRRQGRTSIKNELIIQIMTESHEIDNLKRKVEDAKMKLVTEIKLRKQAATELRALKAELAQKKSQSSHPGPTASKGFGNTTQDRSQVQSTSV; encoded by the exons ATGGAGCTGTCGTGTGAGTCAGTGAGATATCCTGAGGACAGCAGACCGGCCAGTTGCAAG tttgtgGAGCTCCATGTGCTGTATGTGCCAGATGACCAGTGGGATGTGAAGCTCAATAAAGTCCCTGCCGAAGCCATAGAGAGCTTTATATCTGCTGGCTTTATCAG GGTTTATCCTGACATCACCCTGAAAACTCTGAGGAGCGAGCTGGGAGCTCTTCTTGGCATTGAGAGGAGCATCGACAGATTCTCCTTCCTGAAATGTGTGGGGCGCAGTTTGGCTCTG GTCAAGAGCAAACAGGAGAGGGATCTGAAAGTGAAAACATTCGCTCCTCCGTAT GCCCCACAGCCAGAGCTCTACCTGCTGCCGGCTGTGGAGAGCGACAGCAGCGTTTGCTCTCAGTCTCTCAGCccagacaccagcagcagctccccaGACCACCAGACCTATTACCACCCTCCCAAGACGTGCAGCCTGccaacaggaacaaaggagcctGTTAAATTCCCCCTCATCCCCCAGTGTTCCCATCAGCCACCTCCCACCCCCAgcctggaagaggaggaggaggaggaggaagatgaggagcagagttattattcttcttcagaggaaggagaaaacgAAGAAGAGAGTCTCTCTTCCAACAAGTCGGAGTCGGCAGAGCAGGAATGTTGCTCAAGGCAGCCTCGAAATCAAAGGGCACCGCACCCTGCTCCACAGACCAAAG CTTTACAACGGTGTGAAGCAGACTCAACCCAGGCGAAGGAGTTTCCAGAGAAAGAAGAAACCTACAGAAAGAAGcaacagcaccacagacagaACAGAGCGGCCAGAGATTCAGGAGTGGCCCAGTCTCTGGAGGACAGAGATTCAGGCTTCTCCCTCACAGACGG GCTCGGGAAACCTAAAGATGCACATGGGCCAAAGTCCATCCGGAATAAACCAACCACTGGA GTGACAGAAAGTACAGCGGAGTTGTCTCGGCCTGTTCGGTGTACCTCTCCACCTCCAGGTCTAGACTTGGCCATGGTCACTCAGAAAATGGCTGCCTCTCCCATCGTTCAGATAAACA GAGAGGAACTGATCGAGGGCATCAAGCTGgcgagggaggagagaaagcagcTGGAGTGGACGAGGCAAGAGCTGCTACGAAAGGGGAAAGATTTGTTGGCTCAAAACCGACACCGCAGGAACCAAG CACGTGACAGCTGGAAGAAGAAATATTTTGAAACCAAGAAGGCCACAGCACCACTGGAGGAAAATCTGAGAAACTTACGACAAGAGTTGGAGACATTTTACAACAAACTCTTGCACCAGCTCCAGGCCAGAGATAACAGAGGGAAGCCAAGACGACAGGGCAGAACCTCCATAAAG AATGAGCTCATCATTCAGATCATGACAGAGAGCCATGAGATCGACAACCTGAAGAGGAAGGTAGAGGACGCCAAGATGAAGCTGGTAACAGAGATAAAG TTGAGGAAACAGGCTGCAACGGAGCTGAGGGCCCTGAAGGCTGAGCTGGCCCAGAAGAAGAGCCAGTCCTCTCATCCTGGTCCCACAGCCTCCAAAGGGTTTGGAAATACCACACAGGACAGATCACAAGTTCAAAGTACCTCCGTCTAA